One region of Bacteroidota bacterium genomic DNA includes:
- the dcm gene encoding DNA (cytosine-5-)-methyltransferase, protein MKHLGLFEGIGGFSLAARWMGWQTIAYSEIDPFCLKVLSYHFPDAVSIGDITQADFTPYANTIDIITGGFPCQPYSVAGRRAGKNDPRHLWPQMFRAIREVKPKWVVGENVRGLLNWSKGLVHKEICTQLENEGYEVQSYLLPASAVGAPHERYRLFIVANYNGIGRESRPPDTHGRQKQVEKRESLWYKVNSIIEGGTAPNTKSRGLPNGDAKQAQNPAHASTQRHCFVPDWENFPTQPPVFSRNDGFSGRLDGITVPSWRRESVKAYGNAIVPQLAYQIFKSIEDYSKTA, encoded by the coding sequence ATGAAACACTTAGGACTTTTTGAAGGCATAGGGGGCTTTAGTCTTGCCGCCCGTTGGATGGGCTGGCAAACTATCGCATACAGCGAGATAGACCCGTTTTGCCTTAAAGTGCTGAGTTATCATTTCCCTGATGCCGTTTCAATCGGAGACATTACCCAAGCTGACTTTACACCCTATGCAAACACAATTGACATTATTACCGGAGGTTTCCCCTGCCAACCTTACAGTGTTGCCGGGCGAAGAGCCGGAAAAAACGACCCTCGGCATTTATGGCCGCAAATGTTTAGAGCAATTAGAGAGGTTAAGCCCAAATGGGTTGTGGGCGAGAACGTTCGCGGCCTGCTTAATTGGTCAAAAGGGTTGGTGCATAAAGAAATATGCACACAATTGGAAAACGAGGGCTACGAAGTACAATCATATTTATTGCCAGCTTCAGCGGTCGGAGCTCCGCACGAGCGATACAGGCTATTTATTGTTGCCAACTATAACGGCATCGGACGCGAAAGCAGGCCACCGGACACTCACGGACGGCAAAAACAAGTCGAAAAAAGGGAGTCGTTATGGTATAAAGTTAATTCAATTATTGAGGGCGGGACTGCTCCCAACACCAAAAGCAGGGGATTACCGAACGGGGATGCCAAACAGGCACAAAACCCTGCGCACGCAAGCACTCAACGACACTGTTTCGTGCCTGATTGGGAAAACTTCCCAACTCAACCCCCCGTTTTTAGCCGAAATGATGGGTTTTCCGGCCGATTGGACGGAATTACCGTTCCAAGCTGGCGAAGGGAAAGCGTAAAAGCATACGGCAACGCAATAGTACCCCAATTAGCATATCAAATATTTAAATCAATAGAAGATTACAGCAAAACAGCATGA
- a CDS encoding DNA adenine methylase, whose product MEKISLLRYYGGKTRHLEWIIGNLPDNIIHFVDAMSGSGSVALNVSATLVTMNDINNDVVNFFKQLRYNPEELIRAIYFTPFSREDCNSLIAETDSEIEKARKFFTRNLQSFSGSSQKTWHSWGNQINIKPNDVCRVNTWNRKITHLHRAVDKLRGIQIENLDVFELLEKYNSPNVFVYLDPPYLAETRNAKNIYKHEFTEGQHRRLLAIANCSKCRIMISGYHCELYEELLTPKKWTLITKTDRNTNYKSKKTECLWVNYPVSNKLF is encoded by the coding sequence ATGGAAAAAATAAGCCTTCTCAGATATTATGGCGGAAAAACCCGACACTTGGAGTGGATTATAGGCAATTTGCCCGACAACATCATTCATTTTGTCGACGCTATGAGCGGAAGTGGCTCGGTTGCTCTGAATGTTTCAGCAACTCTTGTTACTATGAATGACATTAATAACGATGTTGTAAACTTTTTTAAACAACTTCGCTATAATCCTGAAGAGTTAATTAGAGCAATATACTTTACTCCATTTAGCAGAGAGGACTGTAATTCTTTAATTGCCGAAACCGATTCTGAAATAGAAAAGGCACGAAAATTTTTCACCCGCAACCTTCAATCCTTTTCAGGTAGTTCACAGAAAACATGGCATAGTTGGGGTAATCAAATAAACATAAAGCCTAATGATGTATGTAGGGTTAATACGTGGAATCGTAAAATAACCCACTTACACAGGGCTGTTGACAAACTCAGGGGTATTCAGATAGAAAACCTGGATGTTTTCGAGCTTCTTGAAAAGTATAATTCGCCAAATGTTTTTGTCTATTTAGACCCGCCCTATTTGGCAGAGACACGCAATGCTAAAAACATTTATAAACACGAGTTTACTGAAGGGCAGCACCGGCGTTTGTTGGCTATTGCTAATTGCTCAAAGTGCAGAATAATGATAAGCGGCTACCATTGTGAGCTTTATGAAGAATTGCTTACGCCCAAAAAATGGACACTAATTACTAAAACTGATAGAAACACGAATTACAAATCAAAAAAAACTGAATGCCTTTGGGTTAACTACCCCGTTTCAAACAAACTTTTTTGA